The following proteins come from a genomic window of Gloeocapsa sp. PCC 73106:
- a CDS encoding GAF domain-containing hybrid sensor histidine kinase/response regulator: MSNAQSSILSRVLPREKFQQLCDLWDQMLEIAQEDGQDAVLITEEDVLSSIEAETESFGSRERLSVLVCQQFSAFLLGNPQGDNGATCQVTITLEHRAIATILTQLEGQLQHNPSLRQRLKQINLSQLSNDGNLQNQFIVQLLEILTPQDAQPTPHQPDYPRFLKHLPNQELHHQLEQERILNQVTLQISQNLDWLVIVKRTIEQVQRLLKLDRLVIYQLDVETSSQESSHVKRLVDTVTYEAKASDKIPSILHFQDESCFSGIPECRNKYRQGFSLAINNTKTSSLLSPCLKALMERLTVKAKLVVPILVQDQLWGFLIAHQCLTSRRWTENEIQFLRYVAEYLAIAIYQDQSYQQLQVQKQRLECQVNQRAQELKDALLAAKVANQSKSEFLDSMSHELRTPLTCVIGLSSTLLHWSGEKSPFSPDKQRHYLETIQENGRKLLDLINDLLDFSQVNAGKTVLNTRQFSLRHLSRLVIHHLHDKAQNQEITLELDLQVDPEDDRFWADPTRVEQILLHLLDNGIKFTQAHGKVILRVWCEKNEAIFQVEDTGIGISEHYLPQLFENFQQLENTRVRSYSGTGLGLAFTKQLVKLLNGTIEVESSLGKGSLFTVRLPNQFDSLAKASPLPTPGGLPISHQGTIVLVEKDEEIATLVCELLTAADYQVIWLIDGATVIEQIDVLEPSIIILNQDSPDIYEVSQILKNIHNITIPVKILVLSNHMDSKDWEYLSRQIIDEYVAKPVEPSLFLEKVNALISQSNED; this comes from the coding sequence ATGTCTAATGCCCAATCGTCTATTTTAAGTCGAGTTTTACCCCGTGAAAAGTTCCAACAGTTGTGCGATCTCTGGGATCAGATGTTAGAGATAGCTCAAGAAGATGGACAAGATGCTGTTTTAATTACAGAAGAAGATGTATTAAGCTCGATTGAAGCAGAAACAGAGTCTTTTGGGTCTAGAGAACGCTTGTCTGTCTTGGTTTGTCAACAGTTTAGCGCTTTTTTGCTGGGTAATCCCCAAGGCGATAATGGGGCTACTTGTCAGGTGACCATAACTCTAGAACATCGAGCGATCGCCACTATCCTCACTCAATTAGAAGGACAACTCCAGCATAATCCGAGTCTACGTCAACGTCTTAAACAAATTAATCTCAGTCAACTCAGTAATGACGGTAACTTACAAAATCAATTTATTGTGCAATTGCTGGAAATCTTGACTCCCCAGGATGCACAACCCACACCACACCAGCCAGACTATCCCCGTTTTTTAAAACATCTCCCTAATCAAGAATTACACCATCAATTAGAACAAGAAAGGATTCTCAATCAAGTTACCCTTCAAATTAGTCAAAATCTCGATTGGTTGGTAATAGTTAAAAGAACGATAGAACAAGTACAACGCTTACTCAAATTGGATCGCTTGGTTATCTATCAACTAGACGTGGAGACCTCTAGTCAAGAATCTTCCCACGTCAAACGTTTAGTAGATACGGTGACTTATGAAGCTAAAGCTTCCGACAAAATTCCCTCTATTTTGCATTTTCAAGATGAATCATGCTTCTCGGGTATACCAGAATGCCGTAATAAGTACCGTCAAGGCTTTAGTTTAGCGATTAATAATACTAAGACTAGTTCTCTTCTTTCACCCTGTCTTAAGGCTTTGATGGAACGTCTTACCGTCAAAGCTAAATTAGTAGTTCCCATTTTAGTTCAAGATCAGCTTTGGGGTTTTTTAATCGCTCATCAATGTCTGACATCTCGTCGTTGGACTGAGAATGAAATTCAATTTCTTCGCTACGTGGCTGAATATCTGGCGATCGCTATCTATCAAGATCAAAGTTATCAACAGTTACAAGTTCAAAAACAGCGCTTAGAATGTCAGGTTAATCAACGCGCACAAGAATTAAAAGACGCACTTCTCGCAGCTAAAGTCGCTAATCAATCAAAAAGCGAGTTTCTCGATAGCATGAGTCACGAATTGCGCACACCCCTAACTTGCGTGATCGGCTTATCGAGTACCCTCCTCCATTGGTCAGGGGAAAAGTCTCCTTTTTCTCCCGATAAACAGCGTCATTATCTGGAAACCATACAAGAAAATGGGCGTAAACTTCTAGATTTAATCAATGATTTGCTCGACTTTTCCCAAGTGAACGCGGGTAAAACCGTTCTCAATACCAGACAGTTTTCTCTGCGTCATCTCTCTCGCTTGGTAATTCATCATCTCCACGACAAAGCTCAGAATCAAGAAATTACTCTAGAATTAGATTTACAGGTCGATCCAGAAGACGATCGCTTTTGGGCAGATCCAACTAGAGTAGAACAAATACTGCTGCATCTCCTCGATAATGGTATTAAGTTTACTCAAGCCCACGGTAAAGTTATTCTCCGGGTGTGGTGCGAGAAAAATGAGGCTATCTTCCAAGTAGAAGACACCGGAATCGGTATCTCTGAACATTATCTACCCCAACTTTTTGAAAATTTTCAACAGCTAGAAAACACTAGGGTACGCAGTTATAGCGGTACAGGGTTGGGTTTAGCTTTTACTAAACAACTGGTAAAATTACTCAACGGCACTATTGAAGTAGAATCAAGTCTAGGAAAAGGTTCATTATTCACAGTCCGTTTACCCAATCAGTTTGATTCTTTAGCCAAAGCGTCACCATTACCTACACCGGGAGGTTTACCTATCAGTCACCAGGGAACTATAGTCTTAGTAGAAAAAGACGAGGAAATTGCCACTCTTGTTTGCGAATTACTTACCGCTGCTGATTACCAGGTCATCTGGTTGATTGATGGAGCTACTGTAATTGAGCAAATAGATGTTTTAGAGCCATCTATCATTATTCTTAACCAAGATTCCCCGGATATCTATGAAGTTAGTCAAATTTTAAAAAATATTCACAATATTACTATCCCTGTGAAAATTTTAGTTCTGAGTAACCACATGGATTCTAAAGATTGGGAATATCTGTCTCGCCAAATTATCGATGAATACGTCGCTAAACCCGTTGAACCTAGTCTATTTTTAGAAAAAGTCAACGCTTTAATCAGTCAATCAAATGAAGACTGA
- a CDS encoding ferredoxin:protochlorophyllide reductase (ATP-dependent) subunit N, whose protein sequence is MTVAQENSALDFSCETGNYHTFCPISCVAWLYQKIEDSFFLVIGTKTCGYFLQNAMGVMIFAEPRYAMAELEEGDISAQLHDYEELKRLCEQIKRDRNPSVIVWIGTCTTEIIKMDLEGLAPKLEADLGIPIVVARANGLDYAFTQGEDTVLAAMAHKCPEIARETEKQERNPIQKLINFGRQREQVEAEESAYADHPPLVLFGSLPDPVVTNLTLELKKQGIKVSGWLPAKRYTELPVIEPGYYVCGVNPFLSRTATTLMRRRQCKLIGAPFPIGPDGTRAWLTKICSVFNIEPQGLAEREAKIWENLEDYLKLVRGKSVFFMGDNLLEISLARFLIRCGMTCPEIGIPYMDKRYQKAELDFLEQTCGEMGVPLPKIVEKPDNYLQLQRIKELQPDLVITGMAHANPLEAHNISTKWSVEFTFAQIHGFTNARDILELATRPLRRNNRLGELPLMPSKW, encoded by the coding sequence ATGACCGTTGCTCAAGAAAATAGTGCTTTAGATTTTAGTTGTGAGACTGGTAATTATCATACATTTTGTCCGATCAGTTGTGTAGCTTGGTTATATCAAAAAATCGAAGATAGTTTCTTTTTAGTCATTGGAACCAAAACTTGCGGGTACTTTTTACAAAACGCGATGGGGGTGATGATTTTTGCTGAACCCCGTTATGCGATGGCGGAGTTAGAAGAGGGGGATATTTCCGCTCAACTCCACGATTACGAAGAATTAAAAAGACTATGCGAACAAATTAAGCGCGATCGCAATCCTAGTGTTATCGTCTGGATTGGTACTTGCACCACCGAAATTATCAAGATGGACTTAGAGGGTTTAGCACCCAAATTAGAAGCAGATCTAGGTATTCCCATCGTTGTCGCTCGCGCTAATGGTTTAGACTACGCTTTTACCCAAGGAGAAGACACGGTATTAGCGGCGATGGCTCATAAATGTCCCGAGATCGCGCGAGAAACTGAAAAACAAGAACGTAACCCTATTCAGAAACTCATCAACTTTGGACGTCAACGCGAACAAGTAGAAGCTGAGGAATCAGCCTACGCAGATCATCCCCCTCTAGTATTATTTGGATCTTTACCAGATCCGGTAGTTACCAATCTAACTCTGGAATTGAAAAAACAAGGTATTAAAGTTTCCGGATGGTTACCCGCTAAACGCTACACCGAATTACCTGTAATTGAACCCGGATATTATGTCTGTGGGGTAAACCCTTTTTTAAGTCGTACCGCTACCACTCTGATGCGTCGTCGTCAGTGTAAGCTAATTGGGGCGCCTTTTCCCATTGGACCCGATGGTACTCGCGCTTGGTTAACTAAGATTTGTAGCGTGTTCAACATTGAACCCCAGGGATTGGCAGAACGAGAAGCCAAAATCTGGGAAAATCTGGAAGACTATCTCAAATTGGTGCGGGGTAAGTCCGTTTTCTTTATGGGTGATAATTTGCTAGAGATATCTCTGGCTCGCTTTTTGATTCGTTGCGGGATGACTTGTCCTGAAATTGGTATTCCCTACATGGATAAACGCTACCAGAAAGCAGAGTTAGATTTTCTAGAACAAACCTGTGGAGAAATGGGGGTTCCCCTTCCTAAGATTGTGGAAAAACCCGATAACTACTTACAACTCCAACGCATCAAAGAATTGCAGCCCGATTTAGTGATTACGGGTATGGCTCATGCTAATCCCCTAGAAGCGCACAATATTAGTACTAAATGGTCTGTAGAGTTCACTTTTGCCCAAATACACGGGTTTACTAACGCTAGAGATATTTTAGAGTTGGCAACTCGTCCCCTGCGTCGTAATAATCGCCTGGGAGAGTTACCCCTTATGCCTAGTAAGTGGTAA
- the bchL gene encoding ferredoxin:protochlorophyllide reductase (ATP-dependent) iron-sulfur ATP-binding protein, whose amino-acid sequence MKISVYGKGGIGKSTTSCNISVALAKRGKKVLQIGCDPKHDSTFTLTGFLIPTIIDTLQEKNFHYEDVWPEEVIYKGYGGVDCVEAGGPPAGAGCGGYVVGETVKLLKELNAFDKYDVILFDVLGDVVCGGFAAPLNYSDYCLIVTDNGFDALFAANRIAASVKEKARTHRLRLAGLIGNRTSKRDLIDKYIEAVPMPVLEILPLIEDIRVSRVKGKTLFEMTESDPSLAYVCDYYLNIADQILALPEGVVPQGAQDRELFALLSDFYLNPVAEKKEETELDLLMV is encoded by the coding sequence GTGAAAATCTCAGTTTACGGAAAAGGCGGTATTGGCAAATCAACCACAAGCTGTAACATTTCGGTAGCTTTAGCAAAAAGAGGTAAAAAAGTTTTACAAATCGGGTGTGATCCTAAACACGATAGTACTTTTACCTTGACTGGATTTTTGATTCCAACGATTATTGACACGCTACAAGAAAAGAACTTTCACTATGAAGACGTTTGGCCAGAAGAAGTAATCTACAAAGGATACGGGGGAGTTGACTGTGTAGAAGCGGGTGGTCCTCCTGCTGGAGCAGGATGTGGAGGATATGTAGTAGGAGAGACAGTCAAGTTACTCAAAGAATTAAATGCTTTTGATAAGTACGACGTTATTCTCTTTGATGTGTTGGGTGACGTTGTCTGTGGTGGTTTTGCCGCACCATTAAACTATTCAGACTATTGTCTGATTGTCACAGATAATGGATTTGATGCTCTATTTGCGGCCAATCGGATTGCAGCTTCTGTCAAAGAAAAAGCGCGCACCCATCGTTTACGCTTAGCGGGGTTGATTGGTAATCGCACTTCCAAACGAGATTTAATAGATAAATACATAGAAGCGGTACCTATGCCCGTTTTAGAGATATTACCTTTAATTGAAGACATTCGGGTATCTCGAGTCAAAGGTAAAACTCTCTTTGAAATGACCGAAAGCGATCCATCCTTAGCCTATGTTTGTGACTATTACTTGAATATAGCTGACCAAATTCTAGCGCTACCAGAGGGAGTTGTTCCCCAAGGGGCTCAAGATCGAGAATTATTCGCTCTTTTATCAGATTTTTATCTGAATCCTGTGGCTGAGAAGAAAGAAGAGACCGAATTAGATTTACTGATGGTTTAA
- a CDS encoding N-acetylmannosamine-6-phosphate 2-epimerase: MKTELLASLKSRLIVSCQAPPDSPLNHPQVIAAIAHACVNQGAVGLRINGPNHVQAVKEVLPHIPVIGLWKRTYPNSPVYITPTRVEVEALIKAGADIIALDATLRKRPQETVEELIQLIHSQDRLIMADIDTLDSAIAAATLGADLIATTLYGYTSTTEGLTPPGFPLLKSLSTRISTPIICEGGISSREMVHKALELGAYGIVVGTAITGIEQKVRDFCPQYAQ, translated from the coding sequence ATGAAGACTGAACTACTAGCATCTCTCAAATCCCGCTTGATTGTCTCTTGTCAAGCACCTCCTGATTCTCCCCTCAATCACCCCCAGGTGATCGCGGCGATCGCTCACGCTTGCGTCAACCAAGGCGCCGTGGGCTTGAGAATCAATGGTCCTAACCATGTCCAAGCAGTTAAGGAGGTTTTACCTCATATTCCAGTAATAGGATTATGGAAACGTACTTATCCTAATTCTCCCGTTTATATTACCCCTACCCGAGTAGAGGTAGAGGCTTTAATCAAGGCTGGAGCCGATATTATAGCACTTGATGCTACTTTAAGAAAACGCCCTCAAGAGACGGTAGAGGAACTCATTCAACTAATACACTCTCAAGATAGGCTAATAATGGCGGATATTGATACTTTAGACAGTGCGATCGCCGCAGCTACTTTGGGCGCGGATCTGATCGCTACTACTCTCTATGGTTACACTAGTACTACTGAAGGGCTTACTCCTCCGGGTTTTCCTCTCCTGAAATCTCTCTCTACCCGAATAAGCACCCCCATCATCTGCGAAGGGGGTATCTCTTCTCGGGAAATGGTGCATAAAGCCCTGGAATTGGGGGCTTATGGGATAGTAGTAGGTACAGCGATTACGGGAATTGAGCAAAAAGTAAGAGATTTTTGTCCTCAGTACGCTCAATGA
- a CDS encoding DUF2283 domain-containing protein codes for MKIIYDPQVDVLSIRLSESPTESSTTLSVGLVFDYDKDGNVVKLSILNASKRVDRPETVEYSVNLARTEQNFSAPSLSLEQRLDFLKLPLEERRRQLAQQASDLVDHYQQNTDWKEFLAGDIIDY; via the coding sequence ATGAAGATCATTTACGATCCCCAAGTCGATGTTTTAAGCATTAGGCTTTCTGAATCCCCTACCGAATCAAGCACTACTTTAAGCGTGGGCTTAGTCTTCGATTATGACAAAGACGGGAATGTAGTCAAGCTTTCGATCCTTAATGCATCTAAGCGAGTTGACCGACCCGAAACAGTTGAGTATTCCGTTAATTTAGCAAGAACTGAACAAAATTTTTCAGCGCCCTCTCTCTCGTTAGAACAGCGCCTTGATTTCTTGAAACTGCCTTTAGAAGAACGCCGTCGTCAACTCGCACAACAAGCATCTGACCTGGTAGACCATTACCAACAAAATACAGATTGGAAAGAGTTTTTAGCCGGAGACATCATTGATTACTAA
- a CDS encoding type II toxin-antitoxin system PemK/MazF family toxin codes for MGTEIKKIRPGVIISSDAAGRLPIKLIAPITDWKDYFGNNFWHVRIEPGAKNGLTKVSAIDTLQLRGMDTQRFIRKLGEISESQMTEITLAIVTLIEYQ; via the coding sequence GTGGGAACTGAAATTAAAAAGATTCGCCCGGGGGTTATCATCAGTTCTGACGCCGCAGGAAGACTACCGATTAAACTGATTGCCCCAATTACCGATTGGAAAGACTACTTCGGGAACAACTTCTGGCACGTCCGAATCGAACCAGGTGCCAAAAATGGCTTAACTAAGGTTTCTGCGATCGATACTTTACAATTGCGGGGTATGGACACTCAAAGATTCATTCGCAAACTTGGAGAAATTTCGGAAAGCCAAATGACGGAAATTACTTTGGCGATAGTAACTTTAATTGAGTATCAGTAA